TGTTGCTGAAAACAGCCCTCCTGCAGTCCCTGCAGCTGCCTCTACATCACCCCTGACCCCCTTTCCCCCTCCAAGAGACAGAAAGGCCTCCATCAAGCTGTACACACATGTAagagcacatgcacacacagcacaatgcAGGAAGAGTGTCGAgcctttaaactgcagtaattaCTTGCTGAAGCTTGGAAGAGAGCTGGCTTTGTTCCCTGCTCAGACTGGGCGGAGTGGTGGGACAGCCAATAAGGGTAGAAAAACATGCGGGTAACTTTGGGTGAGAGGAGGCCATGTTGAGGCTCATGCACATTCACTAAACtgctgcaaatgtgtgtgtggaggggttAACAGGAAGCACAAAGAGGACCGTTGATTCCTGTTTTGGGAAGCACTGAAGGAATAGAAGTGGAAAAGATTTGGATACCATAAAAAGAAAGAGGTAAGAACTACATTTCTTAGGATTAATACCATGAAGACTTTAGTGTGGTCAGTTTGAGGTGTGAAATCTGCAGCCACACAGAGAGATGGATGTGAAGAAGGAGAAGGCTGACAAAGAGGAGAAGACAGAAGAGGAGGTGGTGCGCCTCAAGAGAGAGATCGGCCTGCTGCCTGCCGTGTGCTTCATCATCGGCACAGTGGTGGGCAGCGGGATCTTCATCGCACCAAAGGGAGTTCTGATGAACAGTGGCAGCGTGGGGCTCTCTCTGCTGGTGTGGGCGCTGTGTGGGGTCCTATCTTTGTTTGGTAAGATGTCTAATGGTATACTTCATCTCCTCTGTCTTAATAAAACCTTTTAGTAGCTCATTTCTATGTGGTAGTTGAACTgaattttatcttgttttcatttacatggaattaaatatatttaaaaatctaaatttttttCCTGAACATCTTTTAACTACATGGCTGTTGGGTTTTTAAACACACTTTAGGCCCTAATGTCTTTGTAATGGACAGTTAATGATTGATTGTTTCATATTCACTAAAACTAACTTTGATGACAACTACTGTATCTAAATatagtatacatatatatatatatatatatatatatatatatatatataatatatatatatatatatatatatagtataagGCCTATATGTATTGAGGCCTTAATttgttctatttatttattatggtgTATATTGGTTGTGTTGACTACTGTAGCAAACCAAATTACCCTTCGGGAACAATAAAgatttttgaattgaattgaatcaaattaaaagcctttaaagaattaaaaaaaatatccatttaaaaattcataatttcctttttcctaTTCAATGTAgaataatgacataaaaataattaatcattgcattttgtggttatttttactttttaaatttatttttggataaCATCATGTAGTCCAAGTGCACATTTGTTTTAAGCATATAGgtcaatacatttttcaatCCATCAATTTGTCAAATTGTTATAGTAATTATTCACTAAAATATGCATATCTATGTGTCCATTTGGCAAGTTTATGAGTtgcataatatataataataaaacataaaaacaaatttacaaaaaaattttttttttttttttttatgtctaagtTTGGCATTTGTCCAGATTGCCCATTTCCAATGCAAACAGTGATGAAATACTCTTCACTGCACTTCAAACTCTacatgtcatttgttttttcatggtcTGCTCTTTACCATCAGGGGCCCTGTGCTATGCTGAACTGGGCACCAGTTTTTTACAAAATCAGGGGGCCACTACACTTATCTGCTGGAGACACTGGGACCACTGCCTGCCTTTTTACGACTCTGGGCTGAGTTCTTATTTATCAGGTCGGTTTAGATTCCTTTCATCCAGTTTGTCCtgacttaaattaaatttcacaccAAGTAACAAgcatttttgtttctctccagGCCGTCTGTGGCTTCCTATGTGTCCCTTGCTTTTGGCCGCTATGTGGTGGAGCCGTTCTTTGTGCCCTGCGCTGCTCCGACAGGGCTAATAAAACTTGTCAGCATCCTGGGAGTGAGTGAGTGGTTTTATACGTCATCCTTTCTATCCAATACCATTATACCAGTGGTGTAATTTACAGGGGAACAGAGCAGCCATGTCTCTTGTTGTGCTGGGCCCCTTCACTataaacagtccaaaaaaatgctttattggAATTTTGTTCTAGTTGTGattgaaaagaattaaaagaatgtcaaaattctgaaaaaaggAGTTTAAAGTGGTAACAGTATCTGTTATAGTGGAGCTCGGAGTCTCCCTTTTTGAATACTCTtacatattaatgtaaaaatctaaattttagtcctctttttgcacatttttgctgTACGCACCACCTCTTTTACTTTTGTGCAAAGTTTCATAATCATAGCATAATAATATATTaccttaagtaaaagtaacttttaataaaaactttgtatttaaatctatttttataataaatatatattttgacgCTTATATCGCTTTGGGGCATGGGGCAGATATCAGGGCAAATACAGTGCAAATTTGAACAAGATCCAATAAACAGGTGAACAGTTACATGAGTTTAAAACGGTACCACACCATCTGCAGAGTGGTACAATGCTGTACTTTTTCAGcttatatatatactgtatacatacatacatatatatatatatatatatatatatatatatatatatatatatatatatatatatatatatatatataagctaCCACCTTTGAAATCAAATTTACGCCCCTGAATTACATTACCTTATACATCCATGGAGTGCAAAATATAGATccataaacttttattttaaagttttttggtttgttttttttttgtctttgtgtctgtagCGTTTGTCGTGGCGATCAACTGCTGGAGTGTGACCATGGCCTCTCGCACTCAGATCACCTTGACTTTCATTAAGACGTTTGCTCTGGTCCTCATCATTATCCCTGGAGTCATCGCACTGGCCAAAGGTGGGAGGATTTAATAGTTTCTCCTAAAGGGTAACAGATTGCTTTGCAGCTGTTTGGCCCGGCAAATGATCATTATTTGATAAAAGCTTCTTTCTTCTGCATCATTTTCTTTCTAGGAAAAACGGAGAATTTCCAGAATGGTTTTGAGGTCGACTCATTAACACTGGATAGGTTGCCGCTAGCCTTCTACAATGGTTTATATGCTTATGGTGGCTGGTAAACAAGCatttattgcagtttaaatgccatttttattgtgttctcATACATGGAACCTTTAACTGACACTATGACCATATAATAACCAGTATTATTAAGACAACAACAATCAGCTCTGTATGCGTTTGTTGACAGCCTTGtcctttttttaggttttacttGAACTTTGTCACAGAAGAAGTCATAAACCCAAACAGGTATTTTACATCTGACATCTGCTCTTCACTCAATCTATTTTAAAAGCCTCATTGCCTTGAATATGCtatcatatctgtgtgtgtggcctgTCTCGTCAGAAACATCCCGCTTGCAATAATCTGCTCCATGGTGACAGTGACGGTCTTTTATGTGCTTGTAAATGTGGCCTACTACACCATGATGACTCcggctgagctgctgctgtctgaagcTGTGGCTGTGGTCAGTGCTTTATCACATGCAAACGGAAATCTATAAGAAATATGCTCTTTGTGTTTAAATGGCGATCTaattctgtgtctctgcagacgTTTGCTAACCGTGCTCTGCAGGGATTGGCGTCTGTGATTCCTTTACTTGTGGCGCTTTCCTGCCTCGGAGCGCTTAACGGTGGCTTCTTTGGGTCACCCAGGTAATCTGGGCACAGAAAGGTTATTATTGCCCTTAATGTGTGCTTTAAATCAGCCAGGAATGACTGCTAAAAGCCTTGTAAGTCTTACTTTTTGTGTTGCAGGATGCTGTTTGTGGGAGCCAGGGAGGGCCACTGGCCCGTGGTCTTTTCTATGATTCACATCCGCAGACACACACCTTTACCTGCTGTGCTGTTACTGGTAAAATTCTTCCCACACACTATAAACTGGAAAAGAAATCTGGctgttcaaatttttttttatcaatgtcATGAATGCATCTCACATTTTGCTTAACCGTTTGAAACTTGAGTAAATTCCTTTTGAAAAgatgggagaaggcaatgagcaaaaacagGCAAGAACTTACGGCAGATTTTCCACAAATATGAACtggaaatagcaaaaaaagtgaaaaacaaaaacaagcaggaaaactaagtgatgttttttttcctggatgTTTTTACctagtttttgtttcttataaTGCTATGgcaaaaagtctttctgggcctgAGGACGTCATATGACTGACCCAGACAgacacttttggccactatgtaaaatttgcttcagagcctggtgcacttcctcggggcttttttaaaatataagaagccttttatatttgcatattgTGCATATAttctctgttttaatttttgagaaaaatgtcaaaaactgtccATTTTAAATGCAATACAGTGTAGGGTTCAGCGATTCCGTTTTAAAAGGGGAACCAGTTTTAAATTCTAATTCCTAATGGTACCTACAgctatgatttaaaaaaaaagatgatgaattGCAAGAATATAAGGTCGTTTATTCTTCACTGCATCACTATATTTCACAGTCACAAGCGAGGCAGACTGTGTTATGGATTTGTCATTAAAGCTGTATTGTCTGTCTCCAGTACCCACTGGTGGTTATGATGTTAATCAGGGGAGAGATCTACCAGCTAATCAACTTTGCCTCGTTTGCTCGCTGGTTTTTCATCGCCTTGGCAACCTTGGGGATGCTCATCCATCGATATCGCTTCCCAAACCACCCAAGACCTTTCAAGGTTAGTGTGCCAAACTGTACAATATTTTCCATTATATTTTACCCTAAACTGATCCTGCACTgctttatttgccttttttggtgaCCCAAAGGTGCCCCTGGTCATCGCAGTCACCTTCACGGTGGTTTGCTTCTTCATCGTGGGTCTGTCTCTGTACTCGGACCCCTGGAACACAGGGCAAAGCTTTGCTCTCACACTCACCGGGGTCCCAGTTTACTATCTGATCATCCACCGCTATCGCTTACCCAGCAGATGGAGACGCATCTTTAGTAAGTTGCACCAAAATCTGCAAATCTGGTGCTTCTTACAGGTTTTTATGGGAAATTGCACTTAATGTTCAGCGTTTATGATTAAACATTTCAATCTTGTTTGGAAAATATGTTGCTCCATCttggatatacagtatgtagcTTAAAATTACATAACTCTACGTCAgttcagaaaatgtattttaaatttaccTCACTCCACCCCactgtatacattttttcctAAATATGGCAGGAATGAAAAGCTTCTCAACTCTTTCATAATTCTGACTCTCTTCGACATTCTCAGATTACTGCAGCAGGCAGCTACAGATCCTACTAGAAGTGGCTCAGCAAGAA
This genomic interval from Plectropomus leopardus isolate mb chromosome 22, YSFRI_Pleo_2.0, whole genome shotgun sequence contains the following:
- the si:ch73-352p4.8 gene encoding LOW QUALITY PROTEIN: cystine/glutamate transporter (The sequence of the model RefSeq protein was modified relative to this genomic sequence to represent the inferred CDS: deleted 2 bases in 1 codon), which codes for MDVKKEKADKEEKTEEEVVRLKREIGLLPAVCFIIGTVVGSGIFIAPKGVLMNSGSVGLSLLVWALCGVLSLFGALCYAELGTSFTKSGGHYTYLLETLGPLPAFLRLWAEFLFIRPSVASYVSLAFGRYVVEPFFVPCAAPTGLIKLVSILGVTFVVAINCWSVTMASRTQITLTFIKTFALVLIIIPGVIALAKGKTENFQNGFEVDSLTLDRLPLAFYNGLYAYGGWFYLNFVTEEVINPNRNIPLAIICSMVTVTVFYVLVNVAYYTMMTPAELLLSEAVAVTFANRALQGLASVIPLLVALSCLGALNGGFFGSPRMLFVGAREGHWPVVFSMIHIRRHTPLPAVLLLYPLVVMMLIRGEIYQLINFASFARWFFIALATLGMLIHRYRFPNHPRPFKVPLVIAVTFTVVCFFIVGLSLYSDPWNTGQSFALTLTGVPVYYLIIHRYRLPSRWRRIFNYCSRQLQILLEVAQQEVQTY